The genomic DNA CCACGCGGGTCCGGAAAGACCGCCGCGGCGATGGCCAGGCCCTGCGGCAGCATCATCGCCGCGCCGACCCCCTGAACCGCCCGCGCCACCAGGAGCAGCGCAAGTGAGGGACTCAGCGCGCAGACGATCGACGCCGTGACGAACGTGGCCAAGCCGACCCGCAGCATGCGGCGTCGGCTGAACCGGTCACCGAGCGATCCGGCGGTCAGCAGAAACGCCGCGAACGTCACGTTGTAGGCGTCGATGGTCCATTGCGCGCCGGCCACCCCGCCGCCCAGGTCACGGGCGATCGCGGGTAGGGCCAGGTTGACGGCGTTCGCGTCGACTAGGCCGATGAACAACCCGAGGTACGCGGCGATCAGCGTTATGGCGGCAGAACGTTTGGGTGCCATATCCGCACGCTAGGTGCGGATTGATTCGACGCCGGTCGAATCAGCGGTCGGGCAGGGCGTGCTCGACGATCGGCCGACGCGGATGCGGTTCCCGCTCGGCACGTTTGGCGGCCAGATAGACCTGGCTGGTTTCGGCGGCCACGGTGTGCCAGTCGAAGTCGGCGCTGAGGCGTTCGCGCGCAGCGATCGCCCGGCGCTGGGCGGCCTCGGGATCATCGAGCACTGCGCGGACCGCCGCGGCGAGCCCCACCACATCCCGTGGCGCGAAGGACATTCCGGTCTGGCCGTCGATCACCGCTTCGCCCAGGCCGCCCACATTGGAGGTCACCAGCGGGGTGCCGGTGGCCGCGGCCTCCAGCGCCACGATGCCGAACGGCTCGTAGTGGCTGGGCAGCACGGCAGCGTCGGCCGCCTGCAGGGCCTGCAGCAATTCCTGGTGGTCGAGTCGCCCGACGAATCGGGTTGCCTTGAGCACCTTGTGCTTTCGGGCCTGGTCGACGAGCCACTGCTGCTGGGTGCCGTCGCCGGCGATGGTCAGGGTGGTGCCGGGGTGCGCACGGCGGACGCGGGGCAGGGCCGCGATTGCGTCGTGCACGCCCTTTTCGTATTCCAGGCGACCGAGGTAGAGCAACTCCGGTGGCCCCTGGCGGGGACGCCGTGGCGCGAACGGCCAGAGGTCGGCGTCGATCCCGTTGCGGATCACCCTGATCTCGGACAGTTCTGGTCCGAACAGTTCGGCGATCTCATCGCTCATCGACGCCGAACATGTGATCAGCGAATCGGATTCGCGCACCAGCCAGGACTCCACGGCGTGTACCTGGCGGCTGATCGGCCCGGAGACCCATCCGGAATGCCGCCCGGCCTCAGTGGCATGGATGGTGGAAACCAGTGGTACATCGAAATATTCGGCCAGGGCGATGGCGGGGTGGGCGACCAGCCAGTCGTGGGCGTGCACGATGTCGGGCACCCAGCGATCGCCCGAATAGTCTTTGACGGAAAGGCCGGTACGCACCATCGCGTGGCCCATGGCCAGGGTCCAGGCCATCATGTCCGTACCGAACTCGAACTCATGCGGATCCTGGGCGGCGGCCACCACCCGTACGCCCTCGCTGACCTCGTCAGTGGACGGATGCGTGCTCGGATCGGTGTCGGTGGGCCTGCGGCTGAGGACCACGACCTCGTGACCGGCTTCGGCCAGCGCGGTGGCCAGGTGGTGGACATGTCGGCCCAGACCGCCCACGACGACGGGCGGGTACTCCCATGACACCATCAGGATCTTCATGACTGCGTGCCTTCATGCCGGTGCGTGTGTGCGGACAATGCTGAGGATCGGCGGCGTGTCGGGTGGCAGACGCGCACGCTCGCGATGGTGGTCATTTTGGCAGACGCCGGGCGTCGAGGGCGCCGAACAGGCCGTCGGCCTTGTTCCAGCCGTCGGCGAGGCGCTCGGCATGGTCGCGACGGCCCGAGGCCAGTGCGTCGGAGATCTCGCGGGTCGCGTGGGCGTGCAGGTGAGCGCGGTAGCGCGCGTATTCGGCGGCTGAATCCTTGCTCACCATGAACGGCCAGTCACTGGACACCGTCAACAGGGTCTCCCGCAGGATCTGATCGGCCACCCGGTCGCGCGGGGTTGGCGCACCCACCGCGGCGTGCTGGGTGAGCGCCTTGTCCACGGTGCTCATGGCGCCGTCGACCACCTCGCTGTTGAGCGCCACCAGATCGGCCACCTTCTCGCCGTTCCAGACCTGCCAGTTCTTGCCTGAACCCCATGAGCTGGGCGGTAATTCGACGGGCGCACCGACGAAACCCTGGGCCTTGGCGTCCGCGAGGGTGCCCACCCGCACGCCGGCCTCGGGCAGTGCCCGCAGCACCCGGCCCAGCCACTCCGGGCCCTCGTACCACCAGTGTCCGAACAGTTCGGTGTCGAACGCGGCCACCACATGGGCCGGGCGACCGATCCGCTCGCTCTCGCTGATCAACCGGCGCCGGACCACCGCGACGAAGTCGGCGACATGCTCGTCGATCGCACGGTCGGCGCGCTGCGGATCGTAGGGCGCCTTCTCGTCGGACGGGACATTGCGACCGGTGACGCGGGACGGCTTGAGGCCCGTCGTGTGGTCGTAGGTGTGGAAATCCCGGTAGGCGGCGTGACCGGGGTAGCCCGACTTGGGCGACCAGACGCGGTAGCTGACCTGGAGGTCGCGGCCGAAGGCCACCACGTCGGACTCGCCGACGGGCCGGCCGAGCGCGGTGTCACCGTGCAGCGACGGGCCGTCGACCATGAAATGGCCGACACCGGCCGCGGCGTAACCGGTTTCCATACCCGGCGCGTACGCGCATTCGGGCGCCCAGATGCCGACCGGGGTGTGCCCGAACCGC from Mycobacterium sp. DL440 includes the following:
- a CDS encoding glycosyltransferase family 4 protein; the protein is MKILMVSWEYPPVVVGGLGRHVHHLATALAEAGHEVVVLSRRPTDTDPSTHPSTDEVSEGVRVVAAAQDPHEFEFGTDMMAWTLAMGHAMVRTGLSVKDYSGDRWVPDIVHAHDWLVAHPAIALAEYFDVPLVSTIHATEAGRHSGWVSGPISRQVHAVESWLVRESDSLITCSASMSDEIAELFGPELSEIRVIRNGIDADLWPFAPRRPRQGPPELLYLGRLEYEKGVHDAIAALPRVRRAHPGTTLTIAGDGTQQQWLVDQARKHKVLKATRFVGRLDHQELLQALQAADAAVLPSHYEPFGIVALEAAATGTPLVTSNVGGLGEAVIDGQTGMSFAPRDVVGLAAAVRAVLDDPEAAQRRAIAARERLSADFDWHTVAAETSQVYLAAKRAEREPHPRRPIVEHALPDR
- a CDS encoding glycoside hydrolase family 57 protein, translated to MPWLAHHGRWPVGEEWLYQSWAAAYLPLMRVLRGLAAEDRSHLITLGMTPVVTAQLDDPYCLTGMHHWLSNWQLRAQEATTLREPEGLRQFGIREYSEAGAAIEEFTTYWSHGASGLLRQLIDAETIELLGGPLAHPFQPLLNPRLREFALREGLADAQQRFGHTPVGIWAPECAYAPGMETGYAAAGVGHFMVDGPSLHGDTALGRPVGESDVVAFGRDLQVSYRVWSPKSGYPGHAAYRDFHTYDHTTGLKPSRVTGRNVPSDEKAPYDPQRADRAIDEHVADFVAVVRRRLISESERIGRPAHVVAAFDTELFGHWWYEGPEWLGRVLRALPEAGVRVGTLADAKAQGFVGAPVELPPSSWGSGKNWQVWNGEKVADLVALNSEVVDGAMSTVDKALTQHAAVGAPTPRDRVADQILRETLLTVSSDWPFMVSKDSAAEYARYRAHLHAHATREISDALASGRRDHAERLADGWNKADGLFGALDARRLPK